Proteins from a genomic interval of Granulicella sp. L56:
- a CDS encoding MarR family winged helix-turn-helix transcriptional regulator: MNDLTKTGSETDTSGIHLWLVLWKAMRSLEAHAMRNIGGFGMGQSDFGVLEALLHRGPLSVKQIGAKVLLTSGSMTAAVDRLEARGLVTRQDDAEDRRSRIIHLTDAGRELIERAFAEHREAMEEAVAGFPVEERAALIESLRRLGRLAEGKF; this comes from the coding sequence ATGAATGATCTCACAAAAACCGGAAGCGAGACCGATACCAGCGGGATTCATCTTTGGCTGGTCCTCTGGAAGGCGATGCGCTCGCTCGAGGCCCATGCGATGCGGAACATCGGCGGATTTGGGATGGGGCAGAGCGACTTCGGGGTTCTGGAGGCGCTGCTGCATCGCGGGCCGCTGAGCGTGAAGCAGATTGGAGCCAAGGTGTTGTTGACCAGCGGTTCGATGACGGCGGCGGTCGACCGGCTGGAGGCGCGTGGCCTCGTGACTCGGCAGGACGACGCGGAGGACCGGCGGTCGCGGATTATTCACCTGACCGATGCCGGAAGAGAGTTGATCGAGAGGGCGTTTGCCGAACACCGCGAAGCGATGGAAGAGGCAGTCGCCGGGTTCCCGGTGGAGGAGAGGGCAGCGCTGATCGAGTCTTTGCGGCGGTTAGGACGGCTGGCCGAGGGGAAGTTTTGA
- a CDS encoding pirin family protein, translating to MAEQKKVLGVYGPGSNHWVGDGFPVRNLFPSNGLEAEVNPFLMLDYAGPNEFKPSGKTPGVGQHPHRGFETVTIAYQGSVEHRDSAGNSGVIFPGDVQWMTAASGVVHEEMHEKEFARKGGTFEMVQLWVNLPKAVKMSKPRYQAITKEQIPVVEFGTGGYARVIAGEFNGVKGPALTFTPVNLFDVVLKAGEKVEIPLPEGHNASIVLRKGDVSIDGAHSLMGEARIATLSQSGIGVAIEAKEDSTLLVLSGEPIQEPVASYGPFVMNTREELVQAVEDYKAGKMGQLA from the coding sequence ATGGCAGAGCAGAAAAAAGTGCTGGGCGTATATGGACCGGGATCGAACCACTGGGTTGGTGACGGCTTTCCGGTGAGGAACCTGTTTCCGTCGAATGGGCTGGAAGCGGAGGTCAATCCGTTCCTGATGCTCGACTATGCGGGACCGAATGAGTTCAAGCCGTCGGGCAAGACTCCGGGAGTCGGGCAGCATCCGCACCGTGGCTTTGAGACGGTGACGATTGCGTACCAAGGCTCGGTGGAACATCGCGACTCGGCGGGGAACTCGGGGGTGATCTTCCCTGGAGACGTGCAGTGGATGACGGCGGCTTCGGGCGTGGTGCACGAGGAGATGCATGAGAAGGAGTTCGCCCGCAAGGGAGGGACCTTTGAGATGGTGCAGCTCTGGGTGAACCTGCCCAAGGCGGTGAAGATGTCGAAGCCTCGCTACCAGGCGATTACGAAGGAGCAGATTCCGGTTGTGGAGTTTGGGACGGGCGGATATGCACGGGTGATCGCGGGGGAGTTCAACGGAGTCAAAGGGCCTGCCCTTACCTTTACGCCGGTCAATCTGTTTGACGTGGTGTTGAAGGCTGGAGAGAAAGTCGAGATTCCCTTGCCGGAGGGGCATAATGCCTCGATTGTGTTGAGGAAGGGAGATGTCTCCATTGATGGAGCGCACTCGCTGATGGGCGAGGCTCGGATTGCGACGTTGAGCCAGTCGGGGATCGGTGTTGCCATTGAGGCGAAGGAGGACTCGACGCTGCTGGTGCTGAGCGGAGAGCCTATCCAGGAGCCGGTGGCCAGCTATGGGCCGTTTGTGATGAACACGCGGGAGGAGCTGGTGCAGGCTGTAGAGGACTACAAGGCAGGCAAGATGGGACAGCTCGCGTAA